A single window of Leishmania panamensis strain MHOM/PA/94/PSC-1 chromosome 35 sequence DNA harbors:
- a CDS encoding hypothetical protein (TriTrypDB/GeneDB-style sysID: LpmP.35.2890) — MFFIYPTPQYPRRTLEFVFKSLYTLANAVHLASLVIFMSDFFIRLSNSMPSYYRNRNLVISDSILLVMENCTYNGSILLGNVRGTVEVTSGNIGYGLMTMAQYVTGIFVLEFLLLVNNLVAALNYTKGNRHLRIFGVHVPLYHITVMLTQVYSIAIVVLVWAFDGNRQLFQRALQYCAEQMRETNYEQLLNSEFDNFTIFSAIVYLPFAATCVSELIYISAVIVLCYFSSDEGIILLSEADAPWESRGLLCNTSKPLLKLHTAQRNAIIEDARNAIKKGQKVRIVRSYQLTTEEAFEALVQAMREQVARALKEKRFEQLKRTFGDNESQLDKMGFAWRENLMAARPDEMSGGVEGELPSGLEAGPGDQFFDVPFEDYFTENEANGIDRGRFGDNDGAVGRSEVIYSDEPLSIHEGGFGDDGGTYGYWNNGFTLDPADDSGATQDAWSPQEGEYTMEGAGEIYDPSQSQQYSQGASHTHHRRRHRRRRRDDAKDDIDDRAEPSPRMPLQGQQRVSGKSDLHGGDTYVSPSNYYNANDGMAYGGGGDYALGTGQGGRLESTNSNYPLSTRESGQRRQNRGRQAGLEQEDDVADELSDEFG, encoded by the coding sequence ATGTTCTTTATCTACCCCACCCCGCAGTACCCGCGGCGGACACTGGAGTTCGTCTTCAAGTCCCTCTACACGCTCGCCAACGCTGTCCACTTGGCGAGTTTGGTGATCTTCATGTCTGACTTCTTCATCCGTCTGAGCAATTCGATGCCGTCATACTACCGCAACCGCAACCTCGTCATATCCGACAGCATCCTTTTGGTCATGGAGAATTGCACGTACAATGGAAGCATCCTACTGGGCAACGTGCGCGGTACAGTGGAAGTGACGTCAGGCAACATCGGCTATGGTCTCATGACGATGGCACAGTACGTGACGGGGATTTTCGTGCTCGAGTTTTTGCTCCTCGTCAACAACCTCGTTGCTGCACTCAACTACACCAAGGGCAACCGTCACCTTCGCATCTTCGGCGTACACGTCCCTCTCTACCACATCACCGTCATGCTGACACAGGTGTACTCCATTGCCATCGTTGTGCTCGTGTGGGCCTTCGACGGCAACCGGCAGCTCTttcagcgcgcgctgcagtaCTGTGCAGAGCAGATGCGGGAGACTAACTACGAACAGCTGCTGAATAGCGAGTTCGACAACTTCACCATCTTCTCTGCCATTGTGTACTTGCCGTTTGCGGCGACGTGTGTGTCCGAGCTTATTTACATATCTGCGGTCATCGTATTGTGCTACTTCTCCAGCGACGAGGGGATCATATTGCTCTCCGAGGCAGACGCGCCATGGGAGTCTCGCGGGCTCCTGTGCAACACCTCcaagccgctgctgaagctgcacACGGCACAGCGCAACGCCATCATCGAAGACGCACGCAACGCGATCAAGAAGGGGCAGAAAGTGCGGATTGTCCGCTCCTACCAACTCACCACGGAGGAGGCCTTCGAGGCGCTTGTTCAGGCAATGCGAGAACAGGTGGCGCGGGCGTTGAAGGAGAAGCGATTTGAGCAGCTGAAGAGGACCTTTGGTGACAACGAGTCGCAGTTGGACAAGATGGGGTTTGCATGGAGGGAGAACCTGATGGCTGCCCGGCCCGATGAAATGAGCGGAGGCGTTGAGGGTGAGTTGCCCAGCGGCCTCGAAGCCGGGCCGGGAGATCAGTTTTTCGACGTTCCCTTTGAAGACTACTTCACAGAAAACGAGGCGAACGGCATCGATCGCGGACGCTTTGGTGacaacgacggcgctgtgggTAGGTCGGAGGTGATCTACAGTGATGAGCCCCTTTCGATTCATGAGGGCGGCTtcggcgacgacggtggtACCTACGGCTACTGGAACAACGGCTTCACACTTGACCCTGCAGATGACAGCGGTGCCACCCAAGATGCATGGTCACCCCAAGAAGGCGAGTACACAATGGAAGGCGCTGGCGAGATCTACGACCCGTCACAGTCGCAGCAATACTCCCAGGGCgcgtcacacacgcaccaccggcgccgtcatcgccgacgacgccgcgATGACGCGAAGGACGACATCGACGACAGGGCAGAGCCAAGCCCTCGCATGCCTCTGCAGGGGCAACAAAGAGTCTCCGGCAAGAGCGACCTTCACGGTGGCGATACGTACGTAAGCCCTTCGAACTACTACAACGCAAATGATGGCATGGCAtatggcggcggtggcgactaCGCTCTTGGAACCGGCCAGGGTGGCAGGCTTGAGAGTACGAATAGCAACTACCCGCTCAGCACACGAGAAAgcgggcagcggcgacagaaCCGTGGACGGCAAGCAGGGCTTGAGCAAGAGGATGACGTAGCCGACGAGCTCTCCGACGAGTTTGGCTGA
- a CDS encoding hypothetical protein (TriTrypDB/GeneDB-style sysID: LpmP.35.2880), with product MRPSLIQCFPHPFTRQWPATGNPVTCECRQLYALVSVCCCVPNTHLLVLHESARLNTNLITSMPKGPKYVDFAITPRTTPEDLCGFLVRAEMAATGLPPTTSAGSGGALGASTLEDVSVFSPANLGENRNEACAPAAVSTSASQIGQQWPPPPRSTGAQRQVVIVCLHGIADASAAVQSALMDLLMFEQVRNHHRTVRVPTLRIVAFCSNRNYAILLPEPLRALFTLSTYVSTHASDSAVVLQTATVFSSSIVNKRFMMEVMTASDGQSLLETVTLSSSVTRYLRHLLLVLRGSFAVGMSPGTLALRRIPRWMTILKALAILFMPDEELLRSRVQHTRSGLLQSYTRVTSHVALERTPRGATHREAAAVHCSTPSETRAAHQHPGGSQSVGSGGRQKVDQAEAATEDRSDTHKSGSSSTAIESFSNIVVSPSDIACVLHCLVGHLMTIPREMVPSEILSAISTTMGNSAVSGTFVDTYGGVLDVHQYGKVGFLLQDPAMWDAVAASWTLRNLHEIANPTVDPANGLDSSMVSSGTHRNQSVTLCSVESGEVIGETDKGPHRGRRTRSSYSPEQDARAPSPHTSHEQYFQTLNNRPLFSVAEAWKWTAVNKFGILDVASTPMLDYWEVREAMRATLLGRSAPAPG from the coding sequence ATGCGTCCTTCACTCATTCAATGCTTCCCACACCCGTTCACCCGGCAATGGCCTGCAACCGGCAATCCAGTCACATGTGAGTGCCGGCAGCTTTACGCActggtgtctgtgtgctgctgcgtgccgaACACGCACCTCCTCGTACTCCACGAGTCGGCGCGCCTCAACACAAACCTCATCACATCGATGCCGAAGGGCCCAAAATACGTAGACTTCGCCATCACCCCGCGCACCACCCCGGAAGACCTGTGCGGGTTTCTTGTGAGGGCTGAGATGGCGGCAACAGGGCTTCCGCCCACCACATcggctggcagcggcggtgcactCGGTGCGTCGACTTTGGAGGACGTCTCCGTCTTCTCCCCTGCGAACCTGGGCGAGAACCGAAATGAGGCGTGCGCTCCCGCAGCCGTATCTACCAGCGCCTCGCAAATCGGGCAGCAGtggcctccgccgccgcgcagcacggGTGCACAACGGCAGGTGGTCATAGTGTGCCTGCACGGCATTGCCGACGCGTCAGCCGCAGTGCAGTCGGCCCTCATGGACCTGCTAATGTTTGAGCAGGTGCGAAACCATCATCGTACCGTGCGAGTGCCGACTCTGCGCATCGTCGCCTTCTGTAGCAATCGAAACTACGCCATTCTTCTCCCCGAGCCGCTGCGAGCGCTCTTCACACTTTCCACTTACGTCTCCACACACGCCAGTGATAGTGCCGTGGTACTGCAAACAGCGACTGTGTTCTCCTCGAGCATTGTGAACAAGCGCTTCATGATGGAGGTTATGACAGCGTCCGATGGGCAATCCCTGCTGGAGACAGTCACCCTGTCCAGCTCTGTCACGCGCTACTTGCGCCACCTGCTACTGGTGCTACGCGGTAGCTTTGCCGTTGGGATGTCACCGGGTACACTTGCCCTCCGTCGCATCCCGCGATGGATGACTATCTTGAAGGCACTGGCGATCCTATTTATGCCCGACGAAGAGCTGTTGCGCTCTCGAGTGCAGCACACCCGCTCGGGCTTGCTGCAGTCCTACACGCGGGTGACATCACACGTGGCTCTCGAGCGAACGCCGCGCGGTGCAACGCAtcgggaggcggcggcggtgcactgCTCAACACCATCCGAAACACGAGCTGCACACCAGCATCCGGGGGGGTCGCAGTCTGTTGGGTCTGGCGGGCGGCAGAAGGTTGACCAAGCTGAGGCTGCTACAGAGGATCGCAGCGACACCCAtaagagcggcagcagcagtacggCGATCGAATCTTTCAGCAATATCGTGGTCTCACCGTCGGATATagcgtgcgtgctgcactgcctggTGGGCCATCTAATGACCATACCGCGGGAGATGGTGCCAAGTGAAATCTTGTCTGCCATCAGTACCACGATGGGCAACTCCGCTGTCTCCGGAACTTTCGTGGACACGTATGGAGGGGTGTTGGACGTGCATCAATATGGCAAGGTGGGGTTCTTACTCCAAGATCCGGCCATGTgggacgcggtggcggctaGCTGGACTCTGCGCAACCTGCATGAAATCGCTAACCCCACTGTCGACCCAGCCAACGGCCTCGACAGCTCCATGGTCAGCAGTGGCACACACCGAAACCAAAGCGTGACTCTGTGCTCTGTCGAGAGCGGGGAGGTTATAGGTGAAACGGACAAGGGTCCGCACCGCGGCCGCCGGACGCGCTCCAGCTACAGTCCGGAGCAGGATGCTCGGGCACCCTCCCCGCACACGTCCCACGAGCAGTACTTCCAAACACTGAACAACAGGCCGCTCTTCTCAGTCGCGGAGGCGTGGAAGTGGACTGCCGTAAACAAATTCGGCATACTCGACGTGGCCTCCACCCCGATGTTAGATTACTGGGAAGTGCGAGAGGCGATGcgggcgacgctgctgggTCGTAGCGCCCCTGCACCCGGCTAA